A stretch of DNA from Malus sylvestris chromosome 9, drMalSylv7.2, whole genome shotgun sequence:
GTATGCCTGACAATTTGATTCATTTACCAGAAGTTGCTATTGTGAATTTTCGTTGAAttgtttttctataaaaaaaaaaaaaagagactaTTGAAGGAAGGACCACCAAGGAAGGACCACCGGTTATTATTTTTGACTACTCATGATTAGGGTCAACtccattagggttttttatttagttaatagccttctttttcttcttgttcttatTCATCATTTCAAGTGCCGTGTGGCTCCCTATGTCTCAAGGAAGATTAGCTGTCTTGCATGCTTTTAGGAGAGAGAGATGATTTGCATGATTTAAGGAGATTAGTGTGGCATTCTATGATGGCTGTCGAAAGTGTTGAGTGCATGGCATCCTATGCTGGCTGTCATGAGTGTTGAGTGCAGTTTGCAACTCACTCAAActcttatatatattttgtgtaaCCTTTGTATGAATATATAGAAATATAATAGACATAATACCACAAAAagctacatggtatcagagcgggcATCATTCTGAGCCTGTTCTGTATATCGAAACTGCTGtgttaatttttcaaaaacaatGGCAGATGGAAGTCCAGAGGATGTAAGCATCATTGCTTCTCCATCTATAAGCGCATCTGAAATGGATATCAATCCAAACCAACGTCTAAGTTCAGTGTTATTGAATGAGTTTAATTATTTGCCATGGGCAAGGGCTGTTAGTCTTGCTCTCGGTGGAAGATCCAAGCTTGGTTTCATCAATGGCAGTCAACCTGCACCAGATGCTTCTTCTCCAGAATTTGGAGGATGGCTATGTAAAGATCAACTGGTCATGTCATGGTTGTTAAATTCTATGGAAAGGAAGGTTGCTGAAATCTTCAGCTATTCCGAGTCGTCTCTCACTCTTTGGACCACCGTGAAGGAgatgtatggaaatcaaaacaatgcAGCTCGCATCTTTCAACTCAAAAAGGATATCTCCAATATACAGCAAGAAGGTAAAAGCTTTGTTCAACATCTTGGTTATTTGAGAAGCATGTGGAATGAGTTAGATGTGTACAGACCTCACACTATTGATTCCTCAGTGCTCCTTAAAAGAactgaagaagataaaatttttCAATTATTGTCTAGCTTAAGTTCAGAATATGAGGATTTGAGAAGTCACATTCTCATGAACCCGGAGCTACCATCTTTCACTAGTGTCTGTGCAACTATCCAACGTGAGGAAATAAGGAGAAAAGTCATGAATAATGGTATAAAAACCAACATGACAGAAGCTAGGGCTTACCTGACAAATGAAAAAAGGTATAAAGGGAAAAATCCTCATTTGAAGTGCCTACATTGTGACAACATCGGGCATGTGAGAGACAAGTGCTGGATCCTACATCCAGAACTCAAACCTGACTTCATGAAGGATAAATCCGCACCCAAGACAAGTCGAGCACACCCTCGTGCCAACACTGCAACATCTTCATCTAGCAACAGTTTTGATACCTATCAACAGTTCACTGCAAATCCTGCCACCCTGTTAAATGAGTTCGCAGCGTATCTCCAACAAAAGAAGGGAAGAAAGGAAGGATCTGTTGATCATGAAGATGGAAGTACTACTGCATTGATGGGCAAATTTGCAGGTTTTTTAGCTGATGCTGATTGTGTACCTCAGACAGATTTGAAAGGTATTGTAACTGCTTTCCAAACTGCTCTTAAAATAAATGAGTTACATGATTTTTGGGTTGTAGATTCTGGTGCCACAGACCATATGACTAATCAAATGTCAAAGTTACATAAATTTGAGAAACTACATAATCATTCACATGTATCTGTTGCTAATGGTGAAGGTGCTAGGATTGTAGGAAAGGGAAAAATCCATCTGATATCTGATCAAATAGAGTCTACGGCCCTATATGTCCCATCTTTTCCATTTCAACTTCTCTCAGTGGGAAGAATCACAAATTCCTTAAATTGTTTGGccattttttcaccaaaaaatgtcatttttcagGATTGTATAACCAAGAGGACGATTGGTGAGGGGTTTTTCATTGATGGTCTCTATTACATATCGAAAAGCTCTTCCTGTGGGTTCCATGCCAAGTCAAAATCCATCCATAACTCCATTCAAGCTGTCTCCTTGTGGCACCAGCGACTAGGCCATCCATCTCAACCTATCTTGTCCACCTTATTTCCTGATTTAGGCAAAGAATCAACCCACTGTGAAACTTGCCATTTGTCAAAGGCAACAAGACTACCACTAGGGTCTTCGATGTCTAGAGTTTTTCAACCTTTTGAGCTTGTACACTCTGATATATGGGGACCTTCAAGTGAATCATTTGATGGTTATaaatatttcataatttttgttgatgattattcaagaaccACCTGGTTATATTTGTTAAAATCAAAAAGTGAGGTGATGGAAGTGTTTAAAGACTTTCACAACcttgttaaaaatcatttttcttctcaaatcaaaaccctaaggTCTGATAATGGCACCGAATACATGTCCCAAGTCATGACTCAATATTTGAGTAACAATGGAATCATACATCAAACTAGTTGTGTTGGCACACCCCAgcaaaatggtgttgccgagAGAAAAAACCGTGATCTCCTTGAAAAAACTAGGGCATTGATGTTACAAATGAATGTACCAAAACGTTTTTGGTCTCAAGGCGTCATGACAGCTGCTTACCTGATCAACAGGTTACCTAGTAGGGTTTTGGGGTTCAAATCTCCAATGGAGATAATCAAGAACAGAAAGGTGGACTTGTCTCATCTTAAAGTCTTTGGATGCATCTGTTTTGTTCATGTTCAGCCCTTACATCGAGACAAACTTGATCCTAGGGCAACTAAATGCATTTTCCTTGGCTACTCGTCCACACAAAAAGGGTATAAGTGTTACAATCCACAACTTAAGAGATTAATTGTTTCAAAGGATGTTCAATTTCATGAAACTAATTCTTATTACAGTAAGTCTCTGGATGGTACAAGTCAGGGGGAGATTAGCTTGGACATGTTTCCACTGCTAAGGACTGAGATACTCAACAATTTGGGTGATCAACCTCATACAATGGATCTTGTGGTCCCAAATCAACCGACCCCATATGACGACAACAACATGCCTGTGGAAGATGAAACTCTACGCAGTATTGGTCCTGAAGAATCTTCAGAGGAGTCTCTTCCTATCATACCTCGACGAAATCCAACTCGTGAGAGGCACCCACCAGCAAGACTGCAAGACTTTGTTACGTACAAGCCCAAGCACCCCTTATCCAACTACTGTTCTTACCAAAAGTTTTCACCTAATTATATTGCCTATTTGAGTAATATATCTGCACATGAAGAGCCTCAATCATTTCAAGAAGCTAACCAATCCCATGTATGGCAGCAAGCCATGCAAGATGAATTACATGCACTCGATCAACATAAAACTTGGAGCATTGTGCCATTGCCCAAAGGAAAAAAGATAGTAGGCTGCAGGTGGATATACAAGATTAAATTCAACTCGGATGGGTCTATAGAAAGACACAAGGCACGATTAGTAGCCCGGGGCTTCACTCAAACATTTGATGTGGACTACAAGGAAACCTTTGCCCCGGTTGCAAAGATGAACACAGTACGTGTCCTTTTGTCTGTGGCTGTCAACAAAGGGTGGTCTATGtatcaaatggatgtcaaaaacgCCTTCTTACATGGTGAGCTTGAAGAAGACGTCTATATGAGATTACCACCGGGTCACTCTCAAAGTCATAAACAGGATGTTGTGTGTAAATTGcacaaatcaatttatggtcTTAAACAATCACCGAGAGCCTGGTATGCTAAGCTTAGTTCAGTCCTTATCAGTGTTGGTTTTGAAAGAAGCAATGCGGACTCCTCTTTATTTGTTCGCTCAGGCACCGCTGGTACATTGGTTGTTCTTGTGTATGTTGATGACTTGATCATCACCGGAGATAACGCTGAAGAAATCAAAGAACTCAAGCATTCTCTTCAGCAACGCTTTGCAATAAAAGACCTTGGTGTACTGAGATACTTTCTTGGCATCGAAATGGCTACCTCTCACAAGGGCTTCTTCCTTAACCAGCGCAAATATGTTCTTGATCTCCTTAAGGAAGCaaacatgagtgatgctaaaCCGGTCCCTACACCTCTCGACATTAAACTCAAGCTCAGCTTAGAGGGTCAACCTCTTCCGAACATAAGCTATTATCAGCGGTTGGTTGGTAAGTTGATATATCTGACCATCACAAGGCCCGATATTACCTATGCTGTCAGTATTGTTAGCAAATTTATGCACTCTCCCACGATTGAGCACTTTAATCTAGTCAAAAGGATACTTCGGTATCTAAAAGGTTCTGTGGGTCGTGGTATAATCATGAAGAACAATGCAAGCACTCAGATTACAGGTTAttgtgatgcagattgggctggcAATTCCATTGATCGTAAGTCTACAACGGGATATTGCACGTTTGTGGGAGGCAACCTTGTCTcatggaaaagcaaaaaacaaacgGTCGTTGCAAGATCAAGTGCTGAGGCAGAATATCGGGCCATGGCATCTACTGCGTGTGAACTAATTTGGCTCAAAGGTTTACTGTGTGACttaggtgttttcaatcatcaATCCATGTCTCTTTTCTGTGACAATCAAGCTGCAATGCACATTGCTTCCAACCCAGTTTTTCACGAGAGAACCAAGCACATTGAAGTCGATTGTCACTATGTTCGTACACAAGTTCAATCTCAGGTTATCCAAACTCATTTTGTAAGGAGCTCGGATCAACTTGCGGACCTATTCACCAAATCATTGGCCTCTCATCAATTTCAGCTTCTTCTTGGCAAGCTTGGATCCATCAATCTTttggatccagcttgagggggagtattgaagGAAGGACCACCAAGGAAGGACCACCGGTTATTATTTTTGACTACTCATGATTAGGGTCAACtccattagggttttttatttagttaatagccttctttttcttcttgttcttatTCATCATTTCAAGTGCCGTGTGGCTCCCTATGTCTCAAGGAAGATTAGCTGTCTTGCATGCTTTTAGGAGAGAGAGATGATTTGCATGATTTAAGGAGATTAGTGTGGCATTCTATGATGGCTGTCGAAAGTGTTGAGTGCATGGCATCCTATGCTGGCTGTCATGAGTGTTGAGTGCAGTTTGCAACTCACTCAAActcttatatatattttgtgtaaCCTTTGTATGAATATATAGAAATATAATAGACATAATACCACAAAAAGCTACAGAGACTGACCtgcctcccccccccccccatttttcattgaattgcttttcaattgtgCACTTTTCAAACAAAAGTGCTACCGAATCTTTTTTAGTAAATGATTTTATTGATGCGATTGAACTTTCTAACTTTTGATATGTGGTGATCGAGTGACAAGCCATATCTACGAGTAACATTGACTGTGTGATATAACTCACATATGAGATGAACAGAGATTCTGCTTAACGGTTGTCCTTCACTTATCaaattgatgaagaaattaCCAATACAAACTTTATGGCTATTCTGATGTATTGTGGTTTGAATTAATTGTTCGAACTGTTTCCTGAAAACTGGTTTAGGAATAGGTCTCGAATCATATTTCAAAATTATCAGAATCCAGTTTGTACGTTTAGAGGCAAATGCCGGTTGCACCTAGAATAAGTTGTAACTTTCATGTTGTCTAGATCTGATTGTTGAAACCAATGGCTATATAAGCCCTTCCTTTTATTGGTTTTGCCTCTGAATTACATGTTTTCATGCAGTCATGTTCAATTTGCCGACTCTGACTTCTCGGATTGGTGACTCGGGTGGTCCTGAGACCACCTTGGTCCTATTTTCATCTGCCCCTGCTTGTATGAGCACTTGAGAGTGATGAATGCTAAGCTACCATAGTCATAGATAGATGTTCGAGGTGATGGATTGGAAACATAGTGGACAAGGAAGCGAATGAAGCAGCATCGTTTATTATCATTGAGAATGTTGTTGCAA
This window harbors:
- the LOC126583275 gene encoding uncharacterized protein LOC126583275, with amino-acid sequence MWNELDVYRPHTIDSSVLLKRTEEDKIFQLLSSLSSEYEDLRSHILMNPELPSFTSVCATIQREEIRRKVMNNGIKTNMTEARAYLTNEKRYKGKNPHLKCLHCDNIGHVRDKCWILHPELKPDFMKDKSAPKTSRAHPRANTATSSSSNSFDTYQQFTANPATLLNEFAAYLQQKKGRKEGSVDHEDGSTTALMGKFAGFLADADCVPQTDLKGLYNQEDDW